A single genomic interval of Seriola aureovittata isolate HTS-2021-v1 ecotype China chromosome 10, ASM2101889v1, whole genome shotgun sequence harbors:
- the rag2 gene encoding V(D)J recombination-activating protein 2, translating to MTLQPLTPVNCTGLLQPGCSLLQLDGEVLLFGQKGWPKRSCPTGVFGVRFKQGEIKLRAISFSSDSSYLPPLRCPAVCRLDPYDGLPESYLIHGGRTPNNEISSSLYLLTMDSRGCNRKLTLCCKEKELVGEVPGARYGHTMSMVQSRGKTACVLFGGRSYMPAGERTTESWNSVVDCPPQVFLFDLEFGCSSAHTLPELGDGQSFHLALAREDCVYLIGGHSLASDSRPPRLLRLRVELLQGSPLLSCEALHTGISISSAIITRPGPTHRYIILGGYQSDSQKRMECSTVILDETGIHFETLVPPEWTQDILHSRTWFGGSAGEGSILLAVPTEGRPSQPDVHYFYMVSFQTEGGGKEEEGTLGCSQESTDYDDSTPLEDSEELYFGREPHELEGSSDEEGDTYNEEDEEDESKTGYWIKCCLSCQVNPNTWEPYYSTELHRPAMIFCSRGEGGHWVHAQCMELSETLLVRLSQGSKKYFCLDHGGLPYQEMTPPRQVMPLKRTPMKIKDRRTPPTIKISPAKKSFFRRLFD from the coding sequence ATGACCCTGCAACCATTAACTCCGGTGAACTGCACAGGCCTCCTGCAGCCCggctgctctctgctgcagctggatggTGAAGTTCTCCTGTTTGGCCAGAAAGGCTGGCCCAAGCGTTCATGTCCAACAGGAGTCTTTGGGGTTCGGTTTAAACAGGGTGAGATAAAGCTGAGGGCCATCAGCTTCTCCAGTGATTCCAGCTATCTCCCTCCATTACGTTGCCCCGCTGTTTGCCGCCTCGACCCCTATGACGGCCTCCCAGAGAGTTATCTCATCCACGGCGGCCGCACCCCAAATAACGAGATCTCATCGAGCTTGTACTTGCTGACCATGGATAGTCGCGGCTGCAATCGAAAACTGACCCTGTGCTGCAAAGAGAAAGAACTGGTGGGAGAAGTGCCAGGGGCCCGATACGGCCACACAATGAGCATGGTTCAGAGCCGCGGGAAGACGGCTTGTGTATTATTTGGGGGTAGATCCTACATGCCTGCGGGAGAGCGGACCACAGAGAGCTGGAACAGCGTCGTCGACTGTCCTCCCCAGGTGTTCCTGTTTGACCTGGAGTTTGGGTGCTCCTCTGCTCACACTTTACCTGAGCTCGGTGACGGACAGTCCTTCCATCTGGCCCTCGCTAGAGAAGACTGTGTTTACCTCATCGGAGGTCACTCGCTCGCCTCTGACTCCCGTCCCCCACGACTCTTGCGGCTGCGTGTCGAGCTTCTGCAGGGCAGCCCTTTGCTCTCCTGTGAGGCCCTCCACACTGGCATATCCATCTCTAGCGCCATAATCACCCGCCCAGGTCCCACTCACAGATACATAATCTTGGGTGGATATCAGTCAGACTCTCAGAAGAGGATGGAGTGCAGCACTGTGATTCTAGATGAGACAGGGATCCACTTTGAGACTTTAGTACCACCCGAGTGGACTCAAGATATCCTCCATAGTCGCACTTGGTTTGGGGGCAGTGCAGGAGAGGGAAGCATCCTACTTGCTGTACCTACTGAGGGAAGGCCATCTCAACCAGATGTGCATTACTTCTATATGGTGAGCTtccagacagagggagggggcaaagaggaagaaggaacCCTGGGCTGCAGCCAGGAGTCGACAGATTACGACGACTCTACTCCTCTTGAGGACTCGGAGGAGCTCTACTTTGGCCGTGAGCCGCACGAGCTGGAGGGCAGCAGTGACGAAGAAGGAGACACATACAAcgaagaggatgaggaagatgaatCGAAAACAGGCTACTGGATCAAATGTTGCCTGAGCTGTCAGGTGAACCCCAACACGTGGGAGCCGTACTACTCCACTGAGCTCCACCGACCAGCCATGATCTTCTGCtccagaggggagggggggcacTGGGTCCACGCCCAGTGCATGGAGCTGTCTGAGACCCTGTTGGTCAGACTCTCTCAGGGCAGCAAAAAGTACTTCTGTCTGGACCACGGAGGCCTGCCTTACCAGGAGATGACCCCACCTCGACAGGTCATGCCCCTGAAGCGCACCCCCATGAAGATTAAGGACAGAAGAACTCCTCCAACAATCAAGATTTCCCCTGCcaaaaaaagctttttcagAAGACTTTTTGACTGA
- the rag1 gene encoding V(D)J recombination-activating protein 1 produces MAEENPETDGPRSNMPAELHHPHSKYSQWKFKLFRVRSMEKAPLPSETQAENGVLLGISPPAAPKIELDNGVSPGSVMKLCLGGKSKENVEGPGRRVDKKLEEMDTHMNHLRCLCRLCGMTLRKVKGPVHEVHGDLDEVSKGVLRKMGCRFTGWPEVILKVFKVDVTEDTESVHPLSFCHRCWMAAIRGGGVCNFSRVRVPEWKPHSSPCYLCSPKKCSFQRTGRKRRKTIPRAQSLAKKTRWEHADSIAVGEKRVLRSFADRHHGQGLRGWRKPSIQREQWVRNITRCQKDHLSAKLISDKLPVDFLFSFTCLVCDHLLFDPVQSPCGHLFCRSCIIKCNHVLGPHCPACNLSCGPDDLSPPAKAFLSALHSLPLLCPRGGCGKQVRLDSFKAHCRDHELNEQDANEQSSELDNYLLANKGGRPRQHLLSLTRRAQKHRLRDLKNQVKVFADKEEGGDLKSVCLTLFLLALRSGNEHRQADELEAMMQGRGFGLHPAVCLAIRVNTFLSCSQYHKMYRTVKATSGRQIFQPLHTLRAAEKELLPGFHQFEWQPALKNVSTSCNVGIINGLSGWASSVDDTPADTITRRFRYDVALVSALKDLEEDIMEGLRESGMEDSACTSGFTVMIKECCDGMGDVSEKHGGGPAIPEKAVRFSFTVMSLSVRAEEEEEDVTIFTEPRPNSELSCKPLCLMFVDESDHETLTALLGPVVAERNAMKESRLILSIGGLPRSFRFHFRGTGYDEKMVREMEGLESSGSTYVCTLCDSSRANASQNMVLHSVTRGHEENLERYEIWRTNPFSESVDELRDRVKGVSAKPFMETHPTLDALHCDIGNATEFYKIFQDEIGEVYQKVNPSREERRSWRAALDKQLRKKMKLKPVMRMNGNYARRLMTLETVEVVCELVPSEERREALRELMRLYLQMRPVWRATCPAKECPDQLCRYSFNSQHFADLLSSTFKYRYNGKITNYLHKTLAHVPEIIERDGSIGAWASEGNESANKLFRRFRKMNARQSKAFELEDVLKHHWLYTSKYLQKFMEAHKNSAKALQATIDPIEMQDDEDISLEVNEF; encoded by the exons GTGGAAGTTTAAGCTATTTAGGGTGAGATCCATGGAGAAGGCCCCTCTCCCCAGTGAGACACAGGCTGAGAACGGAGTCTTGTTAGGGATCtcacctcctgcagctccaAAAATAGAATTAGATAATGGGGTGAGTCCAGGGAGCGTTATGAAATTGTGCCTTGGGGGAAAAAGCAAGGAGAATGTGGAGGGCCCGGGCCGGAGGGTAGATAAGAAGTTAGAGGAAATGGACACCCACATGAACCACCTCAG GTGTCTCTGCCGTCTCTGTGGAATGACCCTGAGGAAAGTCAAAGGACCAGTGCATGAAGTTCATGGGGATCTGGATGAGGTGAGCAAAGGTGTCCTGCGTAAAATGGGCTGCAGGTTTACCGGCTGGCCGGAGGTCATCCTCAAAGTCTTCAAAGTGGACGTGACGGAGGACACAGAATCTGTCCACCCGCTCTCCTTCTGCCATCGCTGCTGGATGGCTGCCATACGAGGAGGCGGCGTCTGCAACTTCTCCAGAGTAAGAGTCCCCGAGTGGAAACCCCACTCTTCCCCCTGCTACCTTTGCTCCCCAAAGAAATGTTCATTCCAGCGGAccgggaggaagaggaggaagaccaTTCCCAGAGCCCAGAGCCTGGCGAAAAAGACCAGGTGGGAGCACGCCGACAGCATCGCCGTAGGAGAGAAGAGAGTTCTGAGATCATTCGCAGACCGTCATCATGGTCAGGGGCTCAGGGGCTGGAGGAAACCCAGCATCCAGAGAGAGCAGTGGGTGAGGAACATCACCCGCTGCCAGAAAGACCACCTGAGCGCTAAACTGATCTCTGACAAGCTCCCTGTGgacttcctcttttcttttaccTGCCTGGTGTGCGACCACCTGCTCTTTGATCCAGTTCAGTCCCCCTGCGGGCACCTCTTCTGCCGCAGCTGCATCATAAAATGCAACCACGTTCTGGGACCCCACTGCCCGGCCTGCAACTTGTCCTGTGGCCCTGATGACCTCAGCCCGCCTGCCAAAGCCTTTTTATCAGCTCTGCATTCCCTACCTCTGCTTTGCCCCAGAGGCGGTTGCGGCAAGCAGGTAAGGTTGGACTCATTTAAAGCTCACTGTCGGGACCACGAGCTGAATGAGCAGGACGCAAATGAGCAGTCATCAGAGCTTGATAACTACCTGCTAGCCAATAAAGGGGGAAGACCCCGTCAGCACTTGCTGTCACTAACCCGTCGTGCCCAGAAGCATCGACTGAGGGATTTGAAGAACCAGGTCAAAGTGTTTGCAGACAAAGAGGAAGGTGGTGACCTGAAGTCCGTGTGCCTGACACTGTTCCTGCTCGCACTGAGATCTGGGAATGAACACCGGCAAGCAGATGAGCTCGAGGCCATGATGCAAG gcagAGGCTTTGGGTTGCATCCCGCAGTGTGCTTGGCCATTCGGGTGAACACTTTCCTGAGCTGCAGCCAGTATCACAAGATGTACCGGACCGTCAAAGCCACCAGTGGCCGCCAGATCTTTCAGCCCCTGCACACCCTCCGAGCAGCAGAGAAGGAGCTTCTCCCTGGCTTTCACCAGTTTGAGTGGCAGCCAGCTCTCAAGAATGTGTCCACATCTTGCAATGTTGGCATTATTAATGGGCTCTCTGGATGGGCTTCCTCGGTGGATGACACCCCGGCTGACACCATCACTCGGCGCTTTCGCTATGATGTGGCGCTGGTGTCAGCATTAAAGGATCTGGAGGAGGACATCATGGAGGGGCTGAGAGAGAGCGGGATGGAAGACAGTGCTTGCACCTCAGGCTTTACTGTCATGATCAAGGAATGCTGTGATGGCATGGGCGATGTCAGCGAGAAACACGGCGGAGGACCAGCCATTCCCGAGAAGGCTGTACGTTTCTCTTTCACTgttatgtctctctctgtccgggcagaggaggaggaggaggacgttACCATCTTCACCGAGCCAAGGCCCAACTCGGAGCTGTCCTGTAAGCCCCTTTGCTTGATGTTTGTGGATGAGTCAGACCACGAGACACTCACAGCTCTCCTGGGGCCTGTAGTTGCAGAGCGTAATGCAATGAAAGAGAGCAGACTCATCCTCTCCATCGGCGGCCTTCCTCGCTCCTTCCGCTTCCACTTCAGGGGCACGGGATACGATGAGAAGATGGTGCGAGAGATGGAAGGCCTGGAGTCCTCGGGGTCCACGTATGTCTGCACTCTGTGTGACTCCAGCCGGGCGAACGCCTCTCAAAACATGGTGCTACACTCCGTCACCCGCGGCCATGAAGAGAACCTAGAACGTTATGAAATATGGAGAACCAACCCCTTCTCTGAGTCTGTGGACGAACTGCGAGACAGAGTCAAAGGTGTCTCTGCAAAGCCCTTCATGGAGACCCACCCCACGCTAGATGCATTGCACTGCGACATTGGCAATGCCACTGAGTTCTACAAAATCTTCCAGGACGAGATTGGGGAGGTGTATCAAAAGGTCAACCCCAGCCGGGAGGAAAGGCGCAGCTGGAGGGCCGCCCTAGATAAACAgctgaggaagaagatgaagctTAAACCGGTAATGAGGATGAATGGGAACTACGCCCGCAGGCTAATGACCCTGGAGACTGTGGAGGTGGTGTGTGAACTGGTGCCctcagaggaaaggagagaggccCTGAGGGAGCTCATGAGGCTCTACCTCCAGATGAGGCCTGTGTGGCGCGCCACCTGCCCAGCCAAGGAATGCCCAGACCAGCTGTGCCGCTACAGCTTTAACTCGCAACACTTTGCcgacctcctctcctctacctTCAAATACAGGTACAACGGAAAGATCACCAATTACCTGCATAAGACTCTGGCCCATGTGCCTGAAATCATAGAGAGAGATGGATCCATAGGAGCCTGGGCCAGTGAGGGGAACGAGTCGGCAAACAAACTGTTCAGGCGCTTCCGGAAGATGAATGCACGTCAGTCGAAGGCCTTTGAACTTGAGGACGTGTTGAAACACCACTGGCTCTACACCTCCAAGTACTTGCAGAAGTTTATGGAGGCTCACAAGAACTCTGCCAAAGCTCTGCAAGCTACCATTGACCCAATAGAGATGCAGGATGATGAGGATATTTCTCTAGAAGTGAATgaattttga